The following proteins are co-located in the Cyanobacteria bacterium QS_8_64_29 genome:
- a CDS encoding DNA-binding response regulator, whose product MGAMRVVLVEDHDLTRVGLRTALQRRGGIELVAEAADGRQGQHCIETERPDVAIIDIGLPDIDGIELTRRFKQAQARDERLQHTKVLILTLYDSREAVLAAFAAGADSYCMKSINFDVLTEALKLTQEGESWIDPAIAKIVLSHARLADGASEGGDAPQSTGPNDNAAPAHAEAATGDPSQAAYPLTERELEVLRSIVDGASNAEIAQQLYITVGTVKTHVRNILNKLCAEDRTQAAVRALRSGLIG is encoded by the coding sequence ATGGGGGCTATGCGGGTAGTGCTGGTCGAAGACCACGATCTGACGCGGGTGGGCCTGCGGACAGCACTCCAGCGACGCGGCGGAATCGAGCTGGTTGCCGAAGCGGCCGACGGCCGGCAGGGGCAGCACTGCATCGAAACCGAGCGGCCTGATGTCGCCATTATTGACATTGGCTTGCCCGATATCGATGGCATCGAGCTGACGCGGCGTTTCAAGCAAGCACAAGCGCGCGACGAGCGGCTCCAGCACACCAAAGTCCTGATCCTGACGCTCTACGACAGCCGCGAGGCTGTCCTGGCCGCTTTTGCGGCCGGAGCGGACTCTTACTGCATGAAAAGCATCAACTTCGATGTGCTCACCGAGGCCCTCAAGCTCACCCAGGAAGGCGAGTCCTGGATCGATCCCGCCATTGCCAAAATTGTGCTGTCGCATGCCCGATTGGCCGATGGCGCCAGCGAGGGAGGCGATGCCCCCCAGAGCACTGGCCCAAATGACAATGCCGCCCCTGCCCATGCCGAGGCCGCCACTGGCGATCCGTCGCAGGCCGCTTACCCGCTAACCGAGCGCGAACTCGAGGTGCTGCGCTCGATCGTGGATGGGGCCAGCAATGCCGAGATCGCCCAGCAGCTCTACATTACGGTCGGCACGGTCAAAACCCACGTGCGCAACATCCTCAACAAGCTCTGCGCTGAGGATCGCACCCAAGCTGCCGTCCGCGCCCTGCGATCGGGTCTGATCGGCTAA
- a CDS encoding hybrid sensor histidine kinase/response regulator: MSDPPKLQAVLLAIADARLRQRVACTLAELIQPRCIEVKSLSEALAVLARELAIEVAVLDGSLASAGAPALVRRIRAQNDRLPAIALAESDSAVAEAIAAGACDGLTPERLGPATLTRALHQAHRHRQAQQQIEAAHQQLRESEARYRSFLQGAADTVSHELRTPMNAILGFSQLLLRQGPSGLTLQQQQMLERIHSNSQALLALINDILALAQLEAGRLRLEPAPFDLRELARSTVEELRSLAEQKQLALVLESELADPYTRNDRRRVRQLLTHLIANAIKFTPMGRVTVELRERSPQTLELAVRDTGIGLSERQQAQAFDRFWQRDGSTTRHHGGTGSGLAIVRALAERMQGQVWVESAPGQGSRFGVVLPRRVGTASSLALPRETGPSPHAAELRARDPQNGA; this comes from the coding sequence ATGAGCGATCCCCCTAAGCTGCAGGCAGTGCTGCTAGCCATTGCGGATGCCCGGCTTCGGCAGCGCGTGGCCTGCACCTTGGCCGAGCTGATCCAGCCCAGGTGCATCGAGGTCAAGAGCCTGTCAGAGGCACTTGCGGTGCTAGCGCGCGAGCTTGCCATCGAGGTTGCCGTTCTGGATGGCAGCTTGGCGTCAGCCGGGGCGCCGGCGCTAGTCCGTCGCATCCGGGCGCAGAACGACCGCTTGCCTGCCATTGCGCTGGCCGAGAGCGATAGCGCCGTGGCTGAGGCGATCGCGGCGGGGGCCTGCGATGGCTTGACGCCCGAGCGGCTAGGGCCGGCCACCCTGACCCGGGCGCTCCATCAGGCCCACCGCCACCGGCAAGCCCAGCAGCAAATCGAGGCGGCCCACCAACAGCTGCGCGAGAGCGAAGCGCGCTACCGCTCGTTCCTGCAAGGCGCCGCGGATACCGTCTCCCACGAGCTGCGCACGCCCATGAATGCCATCCTCGGGTTCTCCCAGTTGCTGCTGCGCCAGGGCCCTAGCGGGCTAACGCTGCAGCAGCAGCAAATGCTCGAGCGCATCCACAGCAACAGCCAAGCGCTGCTAGCGCTCATTAACGACATTCTCGCGCTCGCGCAATTGGAAGCTGGGCGCCTGCGCCTCGAGCCAGCCCCCTTCGATCTGCGCGAGCTGGCCCGATCCACCGTCGAGGAGCTGCGATCGCTGGCCGAGCAAAAGCAGCTGGCCCTCGTCCTCGAGAGCGAGTTGGCCGATCCCTACACCCGCAACGACCGGCGGCGCGTCCGCCAGTTGCTGACCCATTTGATCGCCAACGCCATCAAGTTCACCCCCATGGGCCGCGTGACGGTCGAGCTGCGCGAGCGCTCGCCCCAAACGCTCGAGCTGGCCGTTCGCGACACCGGAATTGGCCTCAGCGAGCGGCAGCAAGCCCAGGCTTTCGATCGCTTCTGGCAGCGCGATGGAAGCACGACGCGCCACCACGGCGGTACGGGATCGGGCCTGGCCATCGTCCGGGCGCTAGCCGAGCGCATGCAGGGCCAGGTCTGGGTTGAGAGCGCGCCCGGGCAAGGTTCGCGCTTTGGCGTGGTGCTGCCGCGCCGCGTTGGCACTGCCAGCAGCCTTGCGCTACCGCGCGAGACTGGCCCATCCCCCCATGCGGCCGAGCTGCGAGCCCGCGATCCCCAGAATGGGGCTTAG
- a CDS encoding 16S rRNA (cytosine(1402)-N(4))-methyltransferase — MPPMALSQSPSHVPVLAAEVVAYLNPHAGGHYLDATVGSGGHAQQLLEVAPNGHLTALDRDDSALAAARARLVPYGERVHFWHGNFATFDPGEARFDGIVADLGASSAQLDAPERGFSFRAEAPLDMRMDRQQALRAADIVNGWSERALADLLYDCGEERRARRIARRIVRERPFATTTALAAAIARGAGRDHRIHPATRSFQALRIAVNDELRSLEAFLQRASGWLRPGARLAIVSFHSLEDRRVKNQLRADPSLAVETKKPLTPASAERDRNPRARSAKLRVARKREPTDGAA, encoded by the coding sequence ATGCCGCCCATGGCGCTCTCGCAATCCCCCAGCCACGTTCCCGTACTGGCCGCCGAAGTTGTGGCCTACCTCAACCCGCATGCGGGCGGGCACTATCTCGATGCCACTGTGGGGAGCGGAGGACACGCCCAGCAACTGCTCGAGGTAGCGCCCAACGGGCACCTCACGGCCCTGGATCGCGATGATAGCGCCCTGGCCGCCGCGCGCGCGCGCTTGGTGCCCTACGGGGAGCGAGTGCACTTTTGGCACGGCAATTTCGCTACCTTCGATCCGGGCGAAGCCCGCTTTGACGGCATCGTGGCCGATCTGGGGGCGAGCTCGGCCCAGTTGGATGCCCCCGAGCGCGGGTTTAGCTTCCGGGCCGAAGCCCCGCTGGATATGCGCATGGACCGGCAGCAGGCACTGAGGGCCGCCGACATTGTCAACGGCTGGAGCGAGCGCGCCCTAGCCGATTTGCTCTACGACTGCGGCGAAGAGCGGCGGGCGCGGCGCATCGCGCGGCGCATCGTTCGCGAGCGACCGTTTGCCACCACCACGGCGCTGGCTGCCGCTATCGCGCGCGGGGCCGGCCGGGACCATCGCATTCATCCCGCCACGCGCAGCTTCCAAGCGCTGCGCATTGCCGTCAACGACGAGCTGCGATCGCTGGAGGCCTTCCTGCAGCGAGCCAGCGGCTGGCTGCGCCCGGGCGCCCGGTTGGCGATCGTCAGCTTCCACAGCCTCGAGGACCGCCGCGTCAAGAACCAGCTGCGGGCCGACCCCAGCCTAGCCGTCGAGACGAAAAAGCCCTTAACGCCGGCAAGCGCCGAACGGGACCGCAACCCGCGCGCCCGTTCGGCCAAGCTGCGCGTCGCGCGCAAGCGCGAGCCGACAGACGGGGCAGCCTAA
- a CDS encoding NADH-quinone oxidoreductase subunit NuoD codes for MARIETRTEPMVLNMGPHHPSTHGVLRLIVTLDGEDVVDCEPVIGYLHRGMEKIAENRTNIMYVPYVSRWDYAAGMFNEAVTVNAPEQLADIEVPRRAQYIRAIMLELNRIANHLLWLGPFMADLGVQTPFFYIFREREMIYDLWEAASGQRLINNNYFRIGGVAVDLPYGWIDKCIDFCDYIDDKIDEYGRLITDNPIFRRRVEGVGTISRDEAINWSLSGPTLRASGVNWDLRKVDHYECYDDFDWEVQWETSGDCLARYLVRIREMRESVKIIRQACENIPGGPYENLEARRMAEGKKSQWNDFDYQYVAKKIPPTFKIPEGEHYVRLESGKGELGIFLVGYDNVFPWRWKIRAADFNNLQILPQLLQGVKVADIVAILGSIDIIMGSVDR; via the coding sequence ATGGCACGCATCGAGACCCGAACCGAGCCCATGGTGCTCAACATGGGCCCCCACCACCCCTCGACGCACGGGGTGCTGCGCCTCATCGTCACGCTCGATGGTGAGGATGTTGTCGATTGCGAGCCTGTCATCGGCTACCTCCATCGCGGCATGGAGAAGATTGCCGAGAACCGCACTAACATCATGTACGTCCCCTACGTCAGCCGCTGGGACTACGCGGCGGGGATGTTCAACGAGGCCGTTACGGTCAATGCCCCCGAGCAACTGGCGGACATTGAGGTCCCGCGGCGGGCCCAATACATCCGCGCCATCATGCTGGAGCTCAACCGCATCGCCAACCACCTCCTGTGGTTGGGCCCGTTCATGGCCGATTTGGGCGTCCAGACGCCCTTTTTCTACATCTTCCGCGAGCGGGAGATGATCTACGACCTGTGGGAAGCGGCCTCCGGGCAGCGGCTGATCAACAACAACTACTTCCGCATTGGCGGGGTGGCAGTGGATCTGCCCTACGGCTGGATCGATAAGTGCATCGATTTTTGCGACTACATCGACGACAAGATTGACGAGTACGGGCGCCTAATTACGGACAACCCCATCTTTCGCCGCCGCGTGGAAGGCGTGGGCACCATCAGCCGCGACGAGGCTATCAACTGGTCTCTATCCGGTCCCACGCTGCGCGCCTCCGGCGTGAACTGGGACTTGCGCAAGGTGGACCACTACGAGTGCTACGATGACTTCGACTGGGAAGTGCAGTGGGAAACCAGCGGCGACTGCCTGGCCCGTTACCTGGTGCGCATCCGCGAGATGCGCGAGTCAGTCAAAATCATCCGCCAGGCCTGCGAAAACATTCCGGGCGGTCCCTACGAAAACCTAGAAGCCCGGCGCATGGCTGAGGGCAAAAAGTCCCAGTGGAACGACTTTGACTACCAATACGTGGCCAAAAAAATCCCGCCCACGTTCAAAATCCCTGAGGGCGAGCACTACGTCCGCTTAGAGAGCGGCAAAGGCGAGCTCGGGATCTTTTTGGTGGGCTACGACAATGTCTTCCCCTGGCGCTGGAAGATCCGCGCGGCCGATTTCAACAACCTGCAAATCCTGCCCCAACTGCTGCAGGGGGTCAAAGTGGCCGACATTGTCGCGATCCTGGGGAGCATCGATATTATTATGGGCTCGGTGGATCGCTAG